Below is a genomic region from Gemmobacter sp. 24YEA27.
GGCATATTGTTCGCCGCCAAATACCACCAGCGCATCGGTATCGGGCGAAAGCGGCAGAGCCTCGCCATTCCGCGGCTTGATCAGGTTGATCGCGGCGCCCGCCTCATGCAGCGCGATGCCGACCTGGCCGTGCTGGGTGCTGGGAGTGTTTTCGACGATAGTGACGCGCATGGGCCGGTCCCTGGGAAAGAATTATTCCTGCCATATCGTCAGGGCGCCCGCGAACAGGCAAGGGGGCAAAGCGGGTGAAAGACGTATTTCACGGATCTGTTTCACAAAAGCCGGGCAGACCCCCTTGCGCAACCGGCGGGGAAGTGAAAAGGGGAACCGCCAAACGACGATCCCTGAGGAGATTCCTATGGAGATTCGCGAGGCTCTCACCTTCGACGATGTCCTGCTTGTTCCCGCAGCAAGCTCGGTTCTGCCAAACACGGCAGATACCTCGACCTTTGTGACGAAATCCATCCGGATGAACATCCCGCTTCTGTCCAGCGCGATGGATACGGTGACCGAGGGGCGAATGGCGATTGCCATGGCCCAGTCCGGTGGCATCGGGGTGATCCACCGCAATCTCGATATTGAGACCCAGGCCCGCGAAGTGCGCCGGGTGAAGCGGTTCGAATCCGGCGTGGTCTATGCGCCGATCACCCTGCGCGCCGATCAGACGCTGGCAGATGCCAAAGAGCTGATGGAGCGCTACAACATCACCGGCTTCCCGGTGGTGGACGGCGATAACCGCGTCGTTGGCATTGTGACCAATCGCGATATGCGTTTTGCCTCGGATGACAAAACGCCGGTCTCGGTGATGATGTCGTCGGACAATCTCGCGCTGCTGCACGAGCCGGTCGACCGTGATGCCGCGATCAGTCTGATGAAGGCGCGCCGCATCGAGAAATTGCTGGTGACCGACGGAACGGGCAAGCTGACTGGCCTTCTGACCCTGAAAGACACCGAGCAATCGGTCCTGAACCCGCAGGCCTGTAAGGATGATCTCGGGCGGCTGCGTGTTGCTGCAGCGTCGACCGTTGGCGAAGAAGGCTTTGCCCGCTCGAAAGCTCTGATCGAGGCCGGGGTGGATATGGTGGTGATCGACACCGCGCATGGCCATTCGGAAGGCGTGGCGATTGCAGTCGAGCGGATCAAGAATTTCTCGAACTCGGTCCAGGTGGTCGCGGGCAATGTGGCGACCGGCAAGGCGACCGCTGCGCTGATCAGGGCAGGGGCGGATGCGGTCAAAGTGGGGATCGGCCCGGGCTCGATCTGCACCACCCGGATTGTCGCGGGTGTGGGCGTGCCGCAGCTGACCGCAATCATGGAATCGGCAGCCGCTGCCGGAGACGTGCCGGTGATCGCCGATGGCGGCATCAAATTCTCGGGCGATTTCGCGAAAGCCATCGCGGCGGGCGCCAGCTGCGCCATGGTCGGATCGGCCATTGCGGGCACGGATGAGAGCCCCGGCGAAGTGATCCTGTGGAACGGCCGCTCGTATAAAAGCTATCGTGGCATGGGCAGCCTCGGCGCCATGGCGCGCGGCTCGGCGGACCGTTATTTCCAGAAGGATGCGGCCTCGGACAAGCTGGTCCCGGAAGGGATCGAAGGCCAGGTGCCCTATAAAGGCCCGGTCGCAACGGTGCTGCATCAGATGGTGGGCGGGCTGCGCGCCGCGATGGGCTATACCGGCAATGCTACGGTGGCCGATATGCGCAATGGCTGCGAATTTGTCCGCATCACCGGGGCAGGGCTTAAGGAAAGCCATGTCCATGATGTGCAGATCACCCGCGAGAGCCCGAATTACCGCGTCGGCTGAGCCCAAGACAGATAACTGAAAAAAGGCGGTCCTGCGGGGCCGCCTTTTTCACATCCGTGGATCAGGCCAGCCTCCAGGCGCCCTGGGTGTGCTTTGGCAAGTTATTGTATCTTAACCAGTGTTTTATCATCCTCAGGAAGATGGCTCCCGATCCACCTGCGAGAAGCAAACCTGAAGCGAGAGGAACGGGACTGGCTCTCTCCAACCGCGTTTATCGAGCGCCAGGGTCTGGTTGCGGACGCAATGAAGGTCGGACTGAATAGCCCCATGTTTCGTGGACGCCTTCTTTGCTAATTTTGAGGCAAGGAGGCCATGATGGGCACAACCACTTTCAGCGACGACTTCAAGCGCGATGCGGTCGCTCAGATCACGGAGCGGGGCTACCCGGTCAGCGAGGTTTCTGAACGGCTCGGGGTGAGCAAGCACTCGCTCTATGCCTGGCTACAGGCTCCGATGAGTGCACGAGCCCAGGAAGACAGGCGCCAGACTGAACTGCAGCGGAGCGCCTCGGCGGAGAGTGGGAAAGTCTACGGATATCGCAAGCTGCATGACGATCTGGTTGAACAGGGCGAAAGCATCTGTCCGAACCGGGTCGCCCGGCTGGCACAGATTGCGGGGATCAAGGCTCAGACAGGCTATAAACGCCGCCCCGGCAGCTATGGCGGCAAGCCATCAGTCGTGGTCGATATCGAGCCGGTGAGCGCCACCGGTTCGAGAGAACCGGCGAGGCCTCGACCGGCAGTGCGACGTCGAGGCCCCGGACAGGGTTTGGGTGACGGACATCACCTACATCCGGACCCTGGAGGGCTTCGCCTGTCTCGCTGTGGTCATCGACCTCTATTCCCGGCGCGTGATTGGTTGGTCGATGCAAAGCAGGCAGACAACGGATATCGTTCTGCAGGCCCTGCTCATGGCTGTCTGGCGGCGCAAACCGAAGGGAAAGGTGCTGATCCACTCAGATCAGGGCAGCCAGTTCGACCTGCATGGATTGGGCTGCGTTGCCTCACGCGCCCACAATCTTGAGCATTCGATGAGCCGCCGCGGCAACTGCCACGACAACGCGGTCGCCGAGAGTTTCTTCAACCGCCTCAAGCGCGAGCGGATCAGGCGCAGGACCTACCGGACCCGCGAAGACGCAAGGCAGGACGTGTTCGATTACATCGAGATGTTCTACAATCCAAAGCGCAAGCATGCGAGGAACGGGATGCTGTCGCCCCCGAGTTCGAACGGCAGCAGAAGATGAGATGCGAAGGCGTCTAAGAAAATCGGGGACATTCAGAAGATGGGGGCAGCACCTTCGCGATTATGTGATCGTCATCCTTTTCCGTGCCTCTGTCGCCAGGGCAACGCCGGCCCCGAAACCCAGACTCTGCACTTTGATACGGCGCGTGATGAGGTGCGGACCGTTGCAACCAACAGTGCATCTCGATTTCTGGATCGTTTACAGCTCAGCTCCAGACAAGCCCTGGCACAGGGGGTCTTAACCGCAACAGTCCAGCCGGAACATCGGGGAGCGATGTCGTGGCGCGTCTTCTTTTCCGGGGCCACCGATATGAGCGCCCCACTCACCATGTGGCCTCAGCCTGAAAATGCAGGATGACCCTTCCTTGCGGTCTGAAGGCACTGCACCTGGGGCGGCGACGCAGATCTTGCAGGCCTGCCGCTGGCCTTTGCTGTGTCGGATTTCGTTTTTGGTTCAGGGGATCACCGGTCGGAGTGCTGCGCAGGCCCAGGATGTGGCGATCAACCAGCTGCGCCGTGCATCTCAAATCTGAAAGGATGTGCTGGCGAAACCGCAAACATGGCCCGGGCTCGGGGGATGAACCTGCGTTACAGCGACATCGCGTTAATCACTACCGGCATGATCAACAGCGGCGGCACTATCCGGATCAGAGGCTGCCGCAGCAGGCTGAGGGCGGTGTTTGATGCCTGGCTGGGCAGGCCTGAACCGGTATCGGATCTGACCACAACGCCCCGCCGCATCAAGGCTGTCGCGCGGCAGGGTGATCCATTTAAGGCGATGGTCTTGCCTTGGGCGCGGTTTCATCCGATCAGGGCCAGGCCAGTCTTATGACGTGATCCCCTGTCACAGGGCCGTCGATCACAGGAAGGAAACCGACATGCGTTCCCCGGGCCGCGCCGCCGCAGCAATCGAGATCCTCGATCAGATCCTGGCCGGAGCCCCGGCCGAAAAGGCGCTGATTGCCTGGGGCAGGGCCTCGCGCTTTGCCGGCTCGAAAGACCGCGCGGCGGTGCGTGATCTCGTCTTCGATGCGCTGCGCCAGCGGCGTTCGGCGCTTGCCATGGCAGGAGCGGGGGGGCGTGCAGGACCCGATGCGGCGGCGGCCAGCGGCCGGGCACTTGTGCTGGGCGTTTTGCGGCTCAGGGGCGAGAATATCGGACTCTGGTTTGACGGTTCCGACCACGCGCCGGCGCCTCTGAGCGAGTCCGAGACGCCGCGTTCCGCCGAAGGGGCCGAGGCCTTCGACATTCCCGACTGGCTTGAGCTCCCGTTGCGCGAGGCGCTCGGGGCCGATTTCGTGCCGGTCATGGCGGCGATGCGGTTGCGTGCCCCGGTGATCCTGCGCGTTAACACCGCCCGGATCAGCCGCGGGGCCGCCATCGTGGCGCTTGCGGCGGAAGGGATCGAGACCGTGCCGCATCCGCTTGCCGCAACCGCATTGGAGGCGCGCTCCGGCCAGCGGCTGATCGCATCGGGCAGGGTCTTTGCCGATGGGCTGGTCGAATTGCAGGATGCCGCCTCGCAGGCGGTGGTGCTGGGGCTGCCCCTGAAAGACGGGATGAAGGTTCTGGATCTTTGTGCCGGCGGCGGCGGCAAAACCCTGGCGATGGGGGCGATGGCGCGGCTGGCGCTGACCGCCCATGACGCCAGCCCGCGCCGGATGGAAGATCTGAAAACCCGTGCCGCCCGTGCGGGCCTGCAGGTTCGGCTCAGCGCAAGGCCCGAGGAGGCTGCGCCCTATGATCTGGTGCTGACCGATGTGCCCTGTTCCGGCTCGGGCAGCTGGCGGCGCGACCCGGAAGGGAAATGGCAGTTGACGCCGGAGCGACTGGGCGCACTGACCCACCTCCAGGCGGAAATTCTCGACCGTGCGGCCGCGATGACCGTGCCCGGCGGCTGGCTCGCCTATGCGACCTGTTCTTTCCTGCGCGCGGAAAACGAGGATCAGGTTGAAGCCTTTCTGGCCCGCCATACCGGCTGGACCCTGGCCTCCAGTCGCCGCTATGGCCCGCTTGAGGGCGGCGACGGCTTTTTCTCGGCGCTGTTGTCGCGGGCCTGATCCGCCGCTCCGGTCATTTTTGCCCGCCTTGAAAGGTGGTGCCAGGGCGGCATCCTGCCCGGAAAGTGGCGCTCACGTCATCGAGGTTAAGACGACGTTAACGAATTCCGGTCTTTGCTCGCCAGGTGCAATGGCGTGGAAGCGGAGGAATGGGTGCAATCTCCGGGGTATGAAGGCGGCGGGATCCTGAACGGCGCACGCAGCCTTGCGGTTCGTGCCGGCTGGCTGGTTGCGGTCGCCGCCGTGTGCCTTGCACTTGCGATCCTGGTGGGGGAAAGCGGCTTCCGCTTTACGCTCGCGGTGACAGGGCTGGCGCTTTTGCTGCTGACCTGCGTGCTCTGGGCGATGGCGCGGATCGCGCGGCGCGAGGAAGAGCAGATGAATGCACGGCTGTCCCTGCTGATCGGCGAGGATGTAGCCCCCTGTTTTTCCACTGATATCATGGGGCAGATCCTGTTTCGCAACAGCGCCGCGATTGCGCGTTTCGGCGAACAGACCCCGGCGACCCTCGCGGCACACCTGCATGAACAGATCGCCTCGCCTTCGGCGGTCATGTACCGGCTGCAATCGCGGGCAGCCCAACATGGCGGCGTGCATGAGGATATCGTGACCCGGCGGGGGCATTTGCGGCTCTCGGTCCATCGGATTGCCAGTGATAAATTCCTGTGGCGGATCGAGGAATTTGAAGATCGCAGCCCCGCCGGGCGCGGTGCCGAGGGGCTGAGCCTGCCGATGGTGGTCGCAAACCGCGCCGGAGTGGTGCTGTTTTCCAACGAGGCGATGCGCCGGGTGCTGGGCGAGCGCCCCAAACGGCTGGACCGTATTTTCCTGCAACCGAAGGTGACCAGCGGCGAAGAGGTCGAGGTTGCGACGGCCACCGGCTCGATGCGTGCCATCGTGGCAGAGCTGGACGGGCCGGGGGACCGGCGCGAGATATTTCTGCTTCCCGCGCCCGCGCAGCGCGAAGAAGACACGGTGCAGGTCGATTTCGAGAACGTGCCGGTCGCGCTGATGAAATTCGGCCTTGACGGGGGGCTGCGGCTGGCGAACCGGGCGGCGCGCGATCTTCTTGGCGAACGCTCGGTCGAGACGATGACCCTGCATGATTTATTCGAGGATCTCGGCCGTCCTGTGAATGACTGGCTGGCCGATGTGATCGAACAGCGCCTGCCGGCCGGGGCCGAGATGTTGCGGCTGCGGGGCAGTTCCGGCAGCATATCGGGGGGCGGGGACGAGGAGAATTTCGTTCAGGTCCAGCTGAGCCGGTTCGTTGAAAAGGGCAGGGCGCAGGCGCTCGCGATCCTCTCGGATGTGACGGCGCTGAAGAAGATGGAGGCGCAGTTTGATCAAAGCCAGAAAATGCAGGCGATCGGCCAGCTCACCGGCGGTATTGCGCATGATTTCAACAATTTACTGACTGCGATCTCCGGCCATTGCGACCTGCTTTTGCTCCGCCACGGCCATGAGGACACCGATTTCTCGGACCTGGAACAGATCCGCCAGAATGCCAATCGCGCCGCGGCACTTGTCAGCCAGCTGCTGGCCTTTTCGCGCAAACAGACGCTGAAGCCAGAGCGGCTCGACCTCTCGGATGTGCTGAGTGAGGTCGCGCATCTCCTGAACCGGCTGGTCGGCGAGCGCATCACGCTGAGCCTGAAAAACGACCCCGGTCTGGGTGAGGTGCGGGCCGACAGACGGCGGCTGGAACAGGTGCTGATGAACCTCGTCGTCAATGCGCGCGATGCGATGTCCGGCAAGGGCACGATCCTGATCGAGACCGAAGATATCAGCCTCTCGCAGCCGGTCAGCCGCGACGGCGCGACGGTGCCGGCTGGTCGCTGGGCGGTGATCCGGGTCACAGACAGCGGCTGCGGCATCCCGCCCGACCGGATCGGCAAGATTTTCGAGCCCTTCTTCACCACCAAACGCCCGGGCGAGGGCACCGGGCTCGGCCTCTCGACGGTTTACGGCATCGTCAAACAATCCGGCGGCTATGTCTTTGTCGACAGCGCGCCGGATCAGGGCACCACATTCGAGATCCTGTTCCCCGTCCGCGAGGGCCTGACCGCCGGGGAAATCCAGGCCGAGGAGCCCGTGCGCCCGCTGATGCTGCGCAATGGCGCCGGTGTTGTGCTGCTGGTCGAGGATGAGGCTGCGGTGCGCGCCTTTGCCAGCCGTGCGCTGAAGATGCGCGGCTATACCGTGATCGAGGCCGCCAATGCCGAAGAAGCGCTAGATCTTTTGCAGGATCCTTCGCTGGTGGTCGATATTTTCGTGACCGATGTGGTGATGCCTGGCCTTGACGGCCCGACCTGGGTGAAAC
It encodes:
- the guaB gene encoding IMP dehydrogenase, whose amino-acid sequence is MEIREALTFDDVLLVPAASSVLPNTADTSTFVTKSIRMNIPLLSSAMDTVTEGRMAIAMAQSGGIGVIHRNLDIETQAREVRRVKRFESGVVYAPITLRADQTLADAKELMERYNITGFPVVDGDNRVVGIVTNRDMRFASDDKTPVSVMMSSDNLALLHEPVDRDAAISLMKARRIEKLLVTDGTGKLTGLLTLKDTEQSVLNPQACKDDLGRLRVAAASTVGEEGFARSKALIEAGVDMVVIDTAHGHSEGVAIAVERIKNFSNSVQVVAGNVATGKATAALIRAGADAVKVGIGPGSICTTRIVAGVGVPQLTAIMESAAAAGDVPVIADGGIKFSGDFAKAIAAGASCAMVGSAIAGTDESPGEVILWNGRSYKSYRGMGSLGAMARGSADRYFQKDAASDKLVPEGIEGQVPYKGPVATVLHQMVGGLRAAMGYTGNATVADMRNGCEFVRITGAGLKESHVHDVQITRESPNYRVG
- a CDS encoding RsmB/NOP family class I SAM-dependent RNA methyltransferase, encoding MRSPGRAAAAIEILDQILAGAPAEKALIAWGRASRFAGSKDRAAVRDLVFDALRQRRSALAMAGAGGRAGPDAAAASGRALVLGVLRLRGENIGLWFDGSDHAPAPLSESETPRSAEGAEAFDIPDWLELPLREALGADFVPVMAAMRLRAPVILRVNTARISRGAAIVALAAEGIETVPHPLAATALEARSGQRLIASGRVFADGLVELQDAASQAVVLGLPLKDGMKVLDLCAGGGGKTLAMGAMARLALTAHDASPRRMEDLKTRAARAGLQVRLSARPEEAAPYDLVLTDVPCSGSGSWRRDPEGKWQLTPERLGALTHLQAEILDRAAAMTVPGGWLAYATCSFLRAENEDQVEAFLARHTGWTLASSRRYGPLEGGDGFFSALLSRA
- a CDS encoding ATP-binding protein; its protein translation is MQSPGYEGGGILNGARSLAVRAGWLVAVAAVCLALAILVGESGFRFTLAVTGLALLLLTCVLWAMARIARREEEQMNARLSLLIGEDVAPCFSTDIMGQILFRNSAAIARFGEQTPATLAAHLHEQIASPSAVMYRLQSRAAQHGGVHEDIVTRRGHLRLSVHRIASDKFLWRIEEFEDRSPAGRGAEGLSLPMVVANRAGVVLFSNEAMRRVLGERPKRLDRIFLQPKVTSGEEVEVATATGSMRAIVAELDGPGDRREIFLLPAPAQREEDTVQVDFENVPVALMKFGLDGGLRLANRAARDLLGERSVETMTLHDLFEDLGRPVNDWLADVIEQRLPAGAEMLRLRGSSGSISGGGDEENFVQVQLSRFVEKGRAQALAILSDVTALKKMEAQFDQSQKMQAIGQLTGGIAHDFNNLLTAISGHCDLLLLRHGHEDTDFSDLEQIRQNANRAAALVSQLLAFSRKQTLKPERLDLSDVLSEVAHLLNRLVGERITLSLKNDPGLGEVRADRRRLEQVLMNLVVNARDAMSGKGTILIETEDISLSQPVSRDGATVPAGRWAVIRVTDSGCGIPPDRIGKIFEPFFTTKRPGEGTGLGLSTVYGIVKQSGGYVFVDSAPDQGTTFEILFPVREGLTAGEIQAEEPVRPLMLRNGAGVVLLVEDEAAVRAFASRALKMRGYTVIEAANAEEALDLLQDPSLVVDIFVTDVVMPGLDGPTWVKRALEDRPDARVVFVSGYTEDHLAADQSQIPNSVFLPKPFSLNDLTATVQGQLH